Proteins encoded in a region of the Terriglobia bacterium genome:
- a CDS encoding RNA polymerase sigma factor, translating to MDNLTLKAQLEQLHPESYGWALSCCRRNPRDAESVLQTVYLKILEGRARFEGRSVFKTWLFSVIRRTAANRRRRLLFFNFRHVKPEDAEAYSARGVSPDERLYQSEVHKLFRQAFVGLPRRQREVLQLVFYHGLNLGEAAQVMGVSLGSSRTHYERGKKRLRQILLKAKVIHDSRVGRRDIPGTVPGTETGR from the coding sequence ATGGACAATCTCACACTGAAGGCGCAACTTGAACAACTTCATCCTGAAAGTTACGGCTGGGCGCTGAGCTGTTGTCGGCGTAATCCCCGTGACGCCGAGAGTGTCCTCCAGACCGTCTATCTCAAGATCCTGGAAGGGAGGGCACGATTCGAGGGAAGGTCCGTTTTCAAGACTTGGCTGTTTTCCGTCATTCGGAGAACGGCCGCCAATAGGAGACGGCGACTACTGTTCTTCAATTTCAGACACGTCAAGCCGGAGGACGCTGAGGCATATTCCGCCCGGGGTGTAAGTCCGGATGAGAGACTTTACCAGTCCGAAGTTCACAAGCTGTTTCGACAGGCGTTTGTCGGTCTGCCCCGACGGCAGCGCGAGGTTCTCCAGTTGGTCTTCTATCACGGCCTCAACCTCGGCGAGGCGGCTCAAGTCATGGGTGTGTCTTTAGGGAGTTCTCGAACTCATTACGAGAGGGGAAAGAAACGACTCCGTCAAATTCTACTGAAAGCGAAGGTAATCCATGATTCAAGGGTTGGACGAAGAGACATTCCAGGAACTGTTCCAGGAACTGAAACGGGAAGATAA
- a CDS encoding periplasmic heavy metal sensor, producing MKLKISMLGALLLLCSTTIFSQQPAPSPQPPPDPIGENFFPPELVMQNQQNLGLSDVQKNTLKAEIRKAQTRFTELQWQLQDEGEKMVALVKEEHVDEQRALAELDKILDLEREIKRTQISLVVKIKNTLTAEQQARLQTLKGKPRER from the coding sequence ATGAAATTGAAGATTTCCATGCTCGGTGCCCTTCTGCTCCTTTGCAGCACGACGATTTTTTCCCAGCAGCCCGCGCCCAGTCCCCAGCCCCCGCCCGATCCCATTGGTGAGAACTTTTTCCCGCCGGAACTAGTGATGCAGAACCAGCAAAACCTCGGGCTCAGTGACGTTCAGAAGAACACCCTCAAGGCTGAGATCCGCAAGGCACAAACGCGATTTACTGAATTGCAGTGGCAGCTTCAGGATGAGGGTGAAAAAATGGTCGCGTTGGTAAAAGAAGAGCACGTCGATGAACAGCGCGCGCTGGCAGAGTTGGACAAAATCCTTGACCTTGAGCGCGAGATCAAGCGGACCCAGATTTCATTGGTGGTCAAAATTAAGAACACGTTGACCGCGGAACAGCAGGCCCGCCTCCAGACACTCAAGGGGAAACCCCGTGAGAGATGA
- a CDS encoding lysoplasmalogenase, with the protein MGNDWLTLGPWSGLDSVSKLLLRVSLASSLILFVSLGWQPYPGSVVIKAMCILALALLPFRLLHNREGMILGLSLLFSSLGDVLLALDPGRLFVLGLGAFLITHLLYIALFVQSWPRPAPVRSVRLVLAVLVVLYGVIMADWLLPGLGDLKGPVMTYLCVITVMVLAALWADFSRPWVAMGAFLFLLSDSLIAVSKFRQAVLFRDYLVWISYYLAQYFIAVGFLRQRLGPKSP; encoded by the coding sequence ATGGGGAACGATTGGCTCACTCTTGGACCGTGGTCGGGCCTGGATTCAGTCAGCAAGCTGCTGCTTCGGGTTTCGCTGGCGAGCAGCCTGATTCTCTTCGTCAGCCTGGGCTGGCAGCCTTATCCGGGAAGCGTCGTTATCAAGGCGATGTGTATCCTCGCTCTGGCCCTACTTCCCTTCAGGCTCCTCCACAACCGCGAGGGCATGATATTAGGGCTCTCGCTGTTATTTTCCTCACTCGGTGATGTGCTTCTTGCTCTCGATCCTGGGAGGTTATTTGTTCTTGGTCTGGGGGCATTCCTCATCACCCACCTCCTGTACATCGCCTTGTTCGTCCAGAGCTGGCCTCGCCCTGCGCCGGTCCGGAGCGTGCGTCTGGTCTTGGCGGTTCTTGTCGTTCTTTATGGAGTAATCATGGCCGATTGGCTCTTGCCTGGGCTGGGCGATTTGAAAGGGCCGGTCATGACCTATCTTTGTGTGATCACCGTCATGGTCCTCGCCGCGCTCTGGGCTGATTTTTCAAGGCCGTGGGTGGCGATGGGGGCGTTTCTTTTCCTTCTCTCCGATTCGCTGATCGCGGTGAGTAAATTTAGACAAGCTGTGTTATTCCGTGATTATCTCGTGTGGATCAGCTATTACCTCGCCCAGTATTTCATTGCCGTTGGGTTTTTGCGCCAGAGACTTGGCCCGAAAAGCCCCTGA